One window from the genome of Gimesia aquarii encodes:
- a CDS encoding ATP-dependent DNA helicase → MTTDVFSILGNDGKVAQRLDQYEHRPEQLEMAEAVAEAIEQKKHLLVEAGTGVGKSFAYLVPAILATCQQNEIQTGKDRKRLIVSTNTISLQEQLITRDIPFLNAVLPVEFSAVLVKGRSNYMSLRRMKGTVDRAGSIFSRQDELDQLDEIVQWSRKTTDGSRADLEFRPIPKIWDEIQSEHGNCLGKRCATYNECFYYRARRRVWNADVLVVNHALFFSDLALRREGSNILPDYDTVILDEAHTIEAVAGDHLGLSITNSQFDYLFNKLYNDRTQKGLLLHHNLVDCQQHVTRLRFMVEDLFDHLLEWQSSHGLSNRRIRQQPPIENTLTQEMKLLAAHISEYAFTLKNEEEQIELQAAAERSSALGDALNSWLTQQAESDSVYWVEVSRGRNQRVKMVNAPVDVGPVLRDELFNQANSVILTSATLAVGTQDFGFTRSRLGLTQCEELKLGSPFNYQEQVRLILPETMPDPGDAPADYELAVCEKLKQYIKQTDGHAFGLFTSYKMMTQCADHISPWLQEHNLALYLQGDGLPRSLMLERFRNNQRGVLFGTDSFWQGIDVPGDALTNVIITRLPFSVPDHPLLEARMEAIRNRGGNPFMDYQVPEAIIKLKQGFGRLIRSASDHGQVVILDPRVRTKRYGQIFLDSLPDCTKIIDKQDC, encoded by the coding sequence TTGACTACAGATGTATTTTCAATTCTCGGAAATGATGGTAAGGTTGCCCAGAGACTCGATCAATATGAGCATCGTCCTGAGCAACTGGAAATGGCCGAAGCAGTCGCAGAGGCCATCGAACAGAAAAAACATCTATTAGTCGAAGCCGGAACGGGGGTCGGTAAGAGTTTTGCCTATTTAGTTCCGGCCATATTAGCAACCTGTCAACAAAACGAAATTCAAACTGGAAAAGATCGGAAACGGCTCATCGTTTCTACTAATACCATCAGTTTGCAGGAACAGCTAATTACCCGCGACATTCCCTTCTTGAATGCAGTATTACCGGTCGAGTTTTCTGCGGTTTTAGTAAAGGGACGCTCTAATTATATGAGTCTCCGACGCATGAAAGGAACGGTAGATCGAGCAGGCAGCATCTTTTCCCGACAGGATGAATTGGATCAGCTCGACGAGATTGTGCAATGGTCGCGCAAGACGACTGATGGCAGCCGTGCTGATCTTGAGTTCCGACCGATTCCCAAAATCTGGGATGAAATTCAGAGCGAACACGGTAACTGTCTGGGAAAACGTTGTGCGACCTATAATGAATGCTTCTATTACCGTGCTCGCAGACGTGTCTGGAATGCAGATGTACTGGTTGTCAACCACGCATTATTTTTTTCTGATCTCGCTTTACGCCGAGAGGGAAGCAATATTCTCCCGGATTATGACACCGTGATTTTAGATGAAGCGCATACGATTGAAGCTGTCGCCGGGGATCACCTTGGTTTGTCAATCACAAACAGCCAGTTCGATTATTTATTCAATAAGCTGTATAACGACAGAACGCAAAAAGGGCTGTTACTACATCATAATCTGGTTGATTGCCAACAACATGTCACGCGGCTCAGATTTATGGTCGAAGATTTATTTGATCATTTACTGGAATGGCAATCCAGCCATGGCTTATCGAATCGACGCATTAGACAACAACCACCTATTGAAAATACGCTTACTCAGGAGATGAAGTTATTAGCGGCACATATTTCTGAATATGCTTTTACATTGAAAAATGAAGAAGAACAGATCGAACTACAGGCTGCTGCAGAACGGAGCTCAGCATTAGGAGATGCTTTGAATAGCTGGTTAACCCAGCAAGCAGAATCCGATTCAGTATACTGGGTTGAAGTTTCGCGTGGTAGAAATCAGCGAGTTAAGATGGTCAATGCTCCTGTGGATGTAGGGCCAGTTCTAAGAGACGAGCTATTTAACCAGGCGAATTCAGTGATTCTTACCAGTGCGACTTTAGCAGTTGGCACTCAGGATTTTGGTTTTACTCGCTCTCGACTGGGACTCACACAATGTGAAGAGCTGAAATTAGGTAGCCCTTTTAATTACCAAGAGCAGGTTCGATTGATCTTACCCGAAACGATGCCCGATCCTGGTGATGCACCAGCTGATTATGAGCTAGCCGTTTGTGAAAAATTAAAACAGTATATCAAGCAGACAGACGGGCATGCATTTGGATTGTTTACAAGCTACAAAATGATGACGCAATGTGCCGATCATATCAGTCCCTGGTTGCAGGAGCATAACCTGGCGCTCTACCTGCAAGGTGATGGGTTACCACGCTCACTGATGCTGGAGCGATTCCGAAACAATCAAAGAGGAGTATTGTTTGGTACTGATAGTTTCTGGCAGGGAATCGATGTTCCCGGTGATGCCTTAACCAATGTGATTATTACCAGGCTCCCCTTTAGTGTTCCCGATCATCCGCTTCTGGAAGCAAGGATGGAAGCGATTCGCAATCGCGGTGGTAATCCATTTATGGATTATCAGGTTCCTGAAGCCATTATCAAACTTAAACAAGGGTTTGGCCGATTAATTCGTAGTGCCAGCGATCATGGGCAAGTCGTCATTCTTGATCCGAGAGTGCGTACTAAACGCTATGGTCAAATATTTCTGGACAGCTTGCCCGATTGCACTAAGATCATCGATAAACAAGATTGCTAG
- a CDS encoding type III secretion system chaperone family protein, which yields MIATIKTALNAQSISELIDEVCTLVEAGEGCWKVEYGKRILFLIVDADHDRVRIMTPILKEEDLEEDDLWDVMEANFDRSLDARYAIGDGLLWSVFLHPLTDLSRNLFLDGLDQVVTLANNFGGSFCSSDVIFSSE from the coding sequence ATGATTGCGACAATAAAAACGGCGTTGAACGCGCAATCGATCTCAGAGTTAATTGATGAAGTGTGTACTCTGGTGGAAGCAGGAGAGGGCTGTTGGAAAGTTGAGTATGGCAAACGCATCTTGTTTCTAATTGTCGATGCTGACCATGATCGAGTGCGCATCATGACCCCCATTCTCAAGGAAGAAGATCTGGAAGAAGATGATTTGTGGGATGTGATGGAAGCAAACTTTGATCGCTCGCTTGATGCACGCTATGCCATTGGTGATGGTCTTTTATGGTCTGTTTTTCTGCATCCTCTGACAGACTTGAGCCGTAATCTATTCTTAGATGGATTGGATCAAGTGGTCACTCTGGCGAATAATTTTGGCGGTTCGTTTTGTAGCAGTGATGTCATTTTTAGCTCAGAATGA
- a CDS encoding serine/threonine-protein kinase gives MTTHDSSQPVQLSDLDKHYQKLLNNNLLQWNNERIFSRCLGIGGQGVVYLSARKGADGFNIPVALKLFSPKRYASSQDYQNEMGRIAQVSARVARIQENHLVAVQNFVKRDHIYIMEMEWVDGYDLRSLLTPATFKQIREQVTSRRWKKINSNVFTKGVQQPRLKPGVAVAILRECLAALAALHRSDIIHCDMKPANIMLKRSGNAKIIDIGSAIDLNNLPSNQPCTPTYAAPEVLSGGRATPQSDLASLGYILIEVITGFQPFANLKYAQLIKAKENILQQLPQWFPAEEFALSEPLMKLIHRLVHPDPRERFQSAEAAELGEDGAADFHRLLVKSDLPSDYENELRLWVEEVETDFFDNGHFSSDPETTVSTTRYIEEPSQHDSSLES, from the coding sequence TTGACCACACATGATTCTTCACAACCAGTACAATTGTCAGACCTAGACAAGCATTATCAGAAATTGCTCAACAACAACCTTTTGCAATGGAATAATGAGCGGATATTCTCGCGCTGCCTGGGAATTGGAGGTCAGGGGGTTGTTTATTTGAGTGCTCGCAAAGGGGCAGATGGGTTTAATATACCTGTTGCACTTAAATTGTTTTCTCCTAAGCGGTATGCGAGCAGCCAGGACTATCAAAATGAGATGGGGCGTATAGCTCAGGTTTCAGCCCGTGTAGCTCGCATCCAAGAAAATCATCTGGTTGCTGTTCAAAATTTCGTCAAACGAGATCACATTTATATCATGGAAATGGAATGGGTTGATGGATATGACCTGCGCAGCTTGCTGACTCCAGCAACATTTAAACAGATCCGAGAACAAGTGACTTCGCGACGCTGGAAAAAAATCAATAGCAATGTTTTTACAAAAGGAGTTCAGCAACCAAGATTAAAACCGGGAGTAGCAGTTGCCATTCTTCGTGAATGTCTAGCGGCGCTGGCGGCTTTACATCGAAGCGATATTATCCACTGCGATATGAAGCCTGCGAATATTATGCTCAAACGTAGTGGAAATGCAAAGATCATTGATATTGGTTCGGCGATTGATTTGAACAACTTGCCTTCCAATCAACCCTGCACACCAACTTACGCTGCACCTGAGGTACTCTCAGGAGGACGAGCGACACCGCAATCAGATCTTGCCAGTTTGGGATATATTCTGATTGAAGTGATCACTGGATTTCAGCCTTTTGCCAATCTGAAATATGCACAGTTAATTAAAGCCAAAGAGAACATTCTACAACAGCTTCCCCAATGGTTTCCGGCTGAAGAGTTTGCATTGAGTGAACCATTAATGAAGCTAATTCACAGACTCGTTCATCCCGATCCACGCGAACGTTTCCAGAGTGCAGAAGCAGCAGAACTGGGGGAGGATGGAGCTGCTGACTTCCATCGGCTACTCGTCAAAAGTGATCTTCCCAGTGATTACGAAAATGAGTTACGCCTTTGGGTCGAGGAAGTCGAAACGGATTTTTTTGATAATGGTCACTTTTCCTCTGATCCGGAAACAACAGTGTCCACAACACGCTATATTGAGGAGCCATCGCAGCACGACTCCTCACTGGAATCTTGA
- a CDS encoding SGNH/GDSL hydrolase family protein has protein sequence MKQRLSLLLLFFIFGSIHRVSAETQPFELKTGDRVIFLGNTLIERAQKFGNWESVFLRSFPQSKLSFRNLGWSADTVWAESRGIFDPPAVGYQRMLMQVKDLKPNVILLGYGGNEAYAGKAGLPAFQKQLEKLIADLKPTGAKIVILSPHRSEYAGHPLPDPKSHNQDLKLYSNLLQETAMRGNHYFVDLFTKLITEPAGKPQLKWTTNGIHLTDAGYQKAAEIIAADLGLQPVILSPDTVQKVKELTFEKNRHYFHNWRPQNITYLLGFRKHEQGQNAKELPQFIPLIEKNETEIHRLILSQ, from the coding sequence GTGAAACAGCGTCTCTCTTTACTACTGCTCTTCTTTATTTTTGGTTCTATTCATCGAGTTTCTGCTGAAACGCAACCATTTGAGTTAAAAACCGGAGATCGAGTGATCTTTCTCGGCAACACGTTGATCGAGCGGGCTCAAAAGTTCGGAAACTGGGAGAGTGTATTCTTAAGAAGCTTTCCACAGTCGAAACTATCATTCCGAAATTTAGGTTGGAGTGCCGATACAGTCTGGGCCGAATCACGAGGAATTTTTGATCCTCCGGCTGTGGGGTATCAACGGATGCTCATGCAAGTGAAAGATTTGAAACCAAATGTGATTTTGCTTGGTTACGGAGGGAATGAAGCATATGCAGGTAAGGCAGGGTTACCAGCATTTCAGAAACAACTCGAAAAGTTGATTGCTGATCTGAAGCCAACTGGAGCCAAAATCGTTATTCTGTCCCCACATCGATCTGAATATGCAGGTCATCCCCTGCCTGATCCAAAATCTCATAATCAAGATCTGAAGCTTTACTCCAATCTGTTACAGGAAACGGCGATGCGGGGTAATCACTATTTCGTTGATCTTTTTACGAAATTGATTACTGAACCAGCTGGAAAACCGCAACTGAAATGGACAACGAATGGGATTCATTTAACTGACGCTGGTTATCAGAAAGCTGCTGAAATCATTGCAGCTGATCTTGGATTACAACCTGTTATCCTGTCTCCGGATACTGTGCAGAAAGTAAAAGAGTTAACATTTGAGAAGAACCGTCATTACTTTCACAACTGGCGACCTCAGAATATCACCTACCTGCTTGGCTTCCGGAAGCATGAACAAGGCCAGAACGCGAAAGAGTTACCGCAGTTCATTCCATTGATCGAAAAAAATGAAACTGAGATTCATCGCCTGATTTTGTCTCAGTAA